A window from Culex pipiens pallens isolate TS chromosome 3, TS_CPP_V2, whole genome shotgun sequence encodes these proteins:
- the LOC120416496 gene encoding akirin — protein MACATLKRSLDWESLNQRPTKRRRCHPFGSPAGAAGSSTSISNALNSSPSSSSAAARSAVMEPKPSPFADAVCPKLTPEKMAQNITEEIKRLHRRKQLTFNHSERMQDSESSGSEMGPDSPRRPDSPPSMVKNPEKALFTFKQVQMICERMLKEREDSLREQYDAVLTTKLAEQYDAFVKFTYDQIQRRYEAAPSYLS, from the exons atggcCTGTGCAACGCTGAAACGTTCGCTCGACTGGGAGAGTCTCAATCAGCGGCCGACCAAGCGCCGGAGGTGCCACCCCTTCGGGAGTCCGGCCGGCGCCGCCGGCAGCAGCACTTCCATCAGCAACGCCCTCAACAGCAGCCCCTCGTCCTCGTCGGCGGCTGCCCGCAGTGCCGTGATGGAACCGAAGCCTTCCCCGTTTGCCGATGCCGTCTGCCCCAAGCTGACCCCAG AAAAAATGGCCCAAAACATCACGGAAGAGATCAAAAGACTGCACCGCCGGAAGCAGCTCACCTTCAACCACAGCGAGCGTATGCAGGACTCGGAATCGAGCGGCTCCGAGATGGGCCCGGACAGTCCCCGCCGGCCGGACAGCCCCCCGAGCATGGTCAAGAACCCGGAGAAGGCGCTGTTCACGTTCAAACAG GTACAAATGATCTGCGAGCGTATGCTCAAGGAACGAGAGGACTCCCTGCGGGAACAGTACGATGCCGTGCTGACCACCAAGCTGGCCGAGCAGTACGACGCATTTGTCAAATTCACCTACGACCAAATACAGAGACGCTACGAAGCGGCGCCAAGTT ACCTCTCCTAA
- the LOC120416497 gene encoding cytochrome c oxidase subunit 5A, mitochondrial-like — translation MVAALKDCRRLNDYALAIRFLEAAKDRCGDQVSTIYPYLLQELRPKLCELGIEELGYDKPLELFFWSCSLLSTNR, via the coding sequence ATGGTGGCGGCACTGAAGGACTGTCGCCGGCTGAACGATTACGCGTTGGCGATTCGTTTTCTGGAAGCGGCCAAGGACCGCTGCGGGGACCAGGTGAGCACCATCTATCCGTACCTGCTGCAGGAGCTGCGGCCAAAACTGTGCGAGCTGGGCATCGAGGAGCTGGGCTACGACAAGCCGCTGGAGTTGTTTTTCTGGAGTTGTTCTCTTCTATCAACGAACAGGTAA
- the LOC120416487 gene encoding cyclin-T, which yields MSSGAAAGPSGSSSNSGSSGPPTLGPGALAAAEGRSQTTSLARDDSKWYFTSEQLANSPSRRCGMDADQELMYRQRAANLIQDMGQRLQVSQLCINTAIVYMHRFYAFHSFTQFHRNSIAAAALFLAAKVEEQPRKLEHIIKVVHICLQLEAPDPLKESYAEQAQDLVFNENVLLQTLGFDVAIDHPHTHVVKTCHLVKASKDLAQTSYFMASNSLHLTTMCLQYKPTVVACFCIHLACKWSRWEIPQSNEGRHWFHYVDKTVTLDLLKQLTEEFLHIFDRCPTRLKSKMKSIRADASQSDDQGRRSASSSSAAGPSSASSSSIPRGIDDAGSSSSSSHHRSSSASHSQHSHSKQSSSSGDLLLKASQSGNHKIPSSSSSSSGNSRSRSDRPSASQSQQQQQQLHQQQQMLAKMGQLPPQQQQQQQPQQPPQPQQHRMPPTSSSSSSSSSSRGASSGYGHETGSRDSKGRMMPAGTAGAPPQMPHPYGQNKMDRQKGAPGAMNPGSKSSSSSMMASLFSNAPPPVMKQPGQQPPYGSHPPSYSQSMSGRTGGGSSSNNSSESMSVPSQQQQQQFKAQQLDSSSSFRLIDDSNRIAATSAASDAMQLSTPPKQSKLSSIFSPDWKETTGEQGQQLPGKSRPAPPGMPGLNKPIKDSPSSREKKPTLPSYPDQQQQKQRSDTPKKDRRVDPMAVGGGQKQKSSSSSSSLKRSLESMSAPALSMPGGSSTVDPTDLLGLGGKHPSASMTASAVKRSLTGSEQVRQEDGTDFRESKVRKVEPTSPTEALFSSSFDLSNTFDKETGDSFSMFSFGDPGSLLSQPLLSDSKPSLGAGISSNSNSKSGFPSTINGIETNPALVSSLLKESLQQDSKFGILSSVTSHESGASGSMVTIPDTVNIKTEAPDMNAPATISSLLAPTTVASAASLTATNSDVLQTLTGDPLIASAKDQEDPHRIKTEKKKKKDKHKHKEKDKTKDKDREERKKHKKDKDRHRDKSDQGSDASLLSPPTATAPPGPIKIKLPKDKLNLPSLGEPEPGLKIKIPKDRLSGSGSSLAGNAPPPSSAPPNPLKLKISKDKIEHYNVSSDGGPVAGGGYNNGSGHGHGAATTATTAGPSGSSGSHGHGHSSKKKDRDKERDKNKSSKTSSSSSSGDYSKQNGGGGGGSSAAGGSSNKSSSSKQSVPSSSQQQHPLAVAGSQVSHHPASFDYMQHAQAPSLLQQQQYFNQFGGAFNVQQQQQTQQQQQMQQLLMNNSSAIKMPGTTAIPQSLYYGASNTGGGGNTGKK from the exons ATCCCAGCTCTGCATCAACACCGCGATCGTGTACATGCACCGGTTCTACGCGTTCCATTCCTTCACGCAGTTCCACCGGAACAGCATCGCCGCGGCGGCACTTTTCCTAGCGGCCAAG GTCGAGGAGCAGCCGCGCAAGCTCGAGCACATCATCAAGGTGGTGCACATCTGCCTGCAGCTCGAGGCGCCCGATCCGCTCAAAGAGAGCTACGCCGAGCAGGCCCAGGATCTGGTGTTCAACGAGAACGTGCTGCTGCAGACGCTCGGCTTCGACGTGGCCATCGACCACCCGCACACGCACGTCGTCAAGACGTGCCACCTGGTCAAAG CTTCCAAGGATTTGGCTCAGACTTCCTACTTTATGGCGTCCAATAG TTTACATCTGACCACGATGTGTCTACAATACAAACCAACCGTAGTGGCTTGTTTCTGCATACACTTAGCGTGTAAATGGTCCCGTTGGGAG ATTCCACAATCGAACGAGGGCCGCCACTGGTTTCACTATGTGGACAAAACCGTCACGCTGGACCTGCTGAAGCAGCTGACGGAGGAGTTCCTGCACATCTTTGACCGCTGCCCGACGCGGTTAAAGAGCAAGATGAAATCGATCCGGGCGGACGCGTCTCAATCG GATGATCAGGGCCGGAGAAGTGCTAGCAGCAGCTCGGCGGCCGGTCCGTCGTCGGCATCATCGTCGTCCATTCCGCGGGGCATCGACGACGCTGGTTCGTCGTCCTCGTCTAGTCATCACCGGTCCTCGTCGGCGTCGCACTCGCAACATTCGCACTCCAAGCAGAGCTCTTCTAGTG GTGACCTATTGCTGAAAGCATCACAATCGGGCAACCACAAAATTCCATCGTCTTCGTCGTCATCCTCCGGCAATTCCCGCTCGCGCAGTGACCGACCATCCGCGTCACAAtcccagcaacagcaacaacaacttcATCAACAGCAGCAAATGTTGGCCAAAATGGGGCAACTGCCACctcagcagcaacaacagcagcagccccAACAACCGCCGCAGCCCCAACAGCACCGAATGCCACCGACGTCGTCTTCttcgtcgtcctcgtcgtcgtcacgTGGTGCTAGCAGTGGCTACGGTCATGAAACTGGTAGCCGGGATTCGAAGGGTCGCATGATGCCCGCGGGAACTGCCGGAGCGCCACCGCAGATGCCCCATCCGTACGGTCAGAACAAGATGGATCGCCAGAAGGGGGCGCCGGGCGCGATGAATCCGGGTAGCAAATCGTCGTCGAGTTCCATGATGGCGTCGCTGTTTAGTAATGCTCCGCCGCCGGTCATGAAGCAACCTGGACAGCAGCCGCCGTACGGGTCGCATCCGCCGAGCTACAGCCAGTCGATGAGTGGTCGAACTGgaggcggcagcagcagcaacaacagtaGTGAATCAATGTCCGTCCCAagccagcaacagcagcagcagttcaaGGCCCAGCAGCTCGATTCTTCATCCTCGTTCCGCCTTATAGACGATAGCAACCGGATAGCGGCGACTTCGGCGGCATCCGATGCGATGCAGCTGTCCACACCGCCCAAGCAGTCGAAACTGTCGTCGATATTCAGCCCAGACTGGAAGGAAACGACGGGAGAGCAAGGCCAGCAGTTGCCCGGGAAGTCTCGGCCGGCGCCGCCGGGAATGCCGGGCTTGAACAAGCCCATCAAGGACAGTCCCAGCAGTAGGGAGAAGAAACCGACACTGCCGTCGTATCCggatcagcagcagcagaagcagcgtTCGGATACGCCCAAGAAGGACCGTCGGGTTGACCCGATGGCGGTAGGTGGGGGCCAGAAGCAGAAATCTTCCTCGTCGAGTTCTAGCTTGAAGCGTAGCTTGGAATCGATGTCGGCGCCGGCGTTGTCCATGCCCGGAGGCAGTAGCACCGTTGATCCGACGGATCTGCTGGGTCTGGGTGGAAAGCATCCCAGTGCATCGATGACGGCTTCGGCGGTCAAGCGGTCACTAACCGGTAGTGAACAGGTTCGCCAGGAGGATGGGACGGACTTTCGGGAGTCGAAGGTACGCAAAGTGGAACCGACGTCGCCAACGGAAGCGTTGTTTTCGTCCTCGTTTGATCTTTCGAACACGTTCGACAAGGAGACTGGGGATAGCTTCTCGATGTTTTCGTTTGGTGATCCGGGTTCGCTGCTTTCGCAGCCGTTGCTCAGCGATTCGAAGCCCAGCTTGGGAGCGGGCATCAGCAGCAATAGCAACAGCAAAAGTGGCTTCCCGAGCACAATCAACGGCATCGAGACGAATCCGGCGCTGGTCAGCTCGTTGCTAAAGGAGAGTCTGCAGCAGGACAGCAAGTTCGGAATACTCAGCAGTGTAACGTCGCACGAGTCTGGTGCTAGTGGGTCGATGGTCACGATTCCGGACACGGTCAACATTAAAACAGAGGCTCCGGATATGAACGCTCCGGCGACGATCAGCAGCCTGTTGGCGCCGACGACGGTTGCTTCGGCAGCGTCCCTCACCGCTACCAACTCCGACGTGCTGCAAACGCTTACCGGCGATCCGTTGATCGCATCCGCCAAAGACCAGGAAGACCCGCACCGAATCAAGacggaaaagaagaagaagaaggacaAACACAAGCACAAGGAAAAGGACAAGACGAAAGACAAGGACCGCGAGGAGCGCAAGAAGCACAAAAAGGACAAGGACCGGCATCGGGACAAGTCCGACCAGGGCAGCGACGCGTCACTGCTCAGTCCCCCGACGGCGACGGCCCCGCCCGGTCCCATCAAGATCAAACTGCCCAAGGACAAGCTGAATCTCCCGTCGCTCGGCGAACCCGAACCCGGCCTCAAGATCAAAATCCCCAAAGATCGGCTGTCCGGGTCGGGGTCGTCCCTCGCCGGCAACGCTCCACCACCGTCGTCCGCCCCGCCCAACCCGTTGAAGCTGAAAATCTCCAAGGACAAAATCGAGCACTACAACGTCAGCTCGGACGGTGGCCCGGTTGCCGGTGGTGGCTACAACAATGGTTCCGGGCACGGCCACGGTGCGGCAACGACGGCGACTACGGCTGGCCCGAGTGGTTCCAGTGGTTCGCACGGCCACGGTCACAGCAGCAAGAAAAAGGACCGCGACAAGGAGCGGGACAAGAACAAGTCCAGCAAGacttcgtcgtcgtcctcgtccgGGGATTACAGCAAGCAgaacggcggcggcggtggcggatCGTCCGCTGCCGGTGGCTCGTCGAACAAATCTTCCTCCAGCAAG CAAAGTGTTCCTTCTTcttcgcagcagcagcatccgctGGCGGTGGCAGGCTCGCAGGTTAGCCACCATCCGGCGAGCTTCGATTACATGCAGCATGCCCAGGCACCGTCCCttctccagcagcagcaatacTTTAACCAGTTTGGGGGTGCGTTCAAcgtccaacagcagcagcaaacccAGCAACAACAGCAAATGCAACAGCTGTTGATGAACAATAGTAGTGCCATAAAGATGCCTGGCACCACAGCGATTCCCCAGTCGCTTTACTACGGCGCTAGTAATACGGGCGGAGGCGGCAATACTGGCAAAAAATAG